The Candidatus Binatus sp. genome has a window encoding:
- a CDS encoding ubiquinol-cytochrome c reductase iron-sulfur subunit yields MAVALKEKAPTDPAELKKWREDEQAKERAKRDKEKSELGSLWCRRDFLGVLGWAGFGAFSLIGLLAAIRSAFPRVLFLPPSKFKAGLPDDYVVGEVSEKYKQDFRTWIIRTKAGFYAIFAKCTHLGCTPRWLKTEQKFKCPCHGSGYYINGLNFEGPAPRPMDRFKIYVGDDGQLVVDKSVVYTMEPGVDPNEQYPDSILKIT; encoded by the coding sequence ATGGCGGTTGCACTCAAAGAGAAAGCTCCGACCGATCCCGCCGAACTCAAGAAGTGGCGCGAGGACGAGCAGGCGAAAGAACGGGCGAAGCGGGACAAGGAAAAGTCCGAGCTCGGCAGCTTGTGGTGTCGGCGCGATTTCCTGGGTGTGCTCGGATGGGCGGGGTTCGGCGCATTCTCGCTGATCGGTCTGCTCGCGGCGATTCGCTCGGCGTTTCCGCGCGTGCTCTTTCTGCCGCCATCGAAATTCAAGGCCGGCCTTCCGGACGATTACGTGGTTGGCGAAGTGAGCGAGAAGTACAAGCAGGATTTCCGCACCTGGATCATTCGCACCAAGGCGGGTTTCTACGCGATCTTCGCCAAATGCACCCATCTGGGATGCACGCCGCGATGGTTGAAGACCGAGCAGAAGTTCAAATGTCCGTGCCACGGCTCGGGCTATTACATCAACGGACTCAACTTCGAAGGGCCGGCGCCACGTCCGATGGATCGATTCAAGATTTACGTTGGTGACGACGGACAGCTGGTGGTCGATAAGTCGGTCGTGTACACGATGGAACCAGGCGTCGATCCGAATGAGCAGTATCCCGACAGCATCTTGAAGATCACTTGA
- a CDS encoding thiolase family protein: MPNRERVTVAGVGMTRFGKYSDRGVRSLAEEAVGDALKDAGVAPKDVEAVFFSNAIAGLITGQEMIRGQVALRNTGILGVPLFNVENACASASSAFHLAWMAIQSGLYDVTLAVGAEKMTHPDKGLTFRAIGTAVDLDQLRELKARMSSGDKKPEIEGGGEKKSFFMDIYAASTREYMKISGATANTFADIAVKSHAFGALNPKAQFHDRVTREQVLAAREVSPPLTVMMCSPIGDGAAAAVLMSEKYARRLGIATPVEVRASVIFSGRDRAADEPTALERVTKRAYEVAGVGPSDINVLEVHDAAAPAELISCEELGLCARGDGPKFLASGAMDLGGAHVVNPSGGLLSKGHPIGATGIAQIVEIVDQLRGRCGARQVNGARIGLTENGGGFLGRDAAAMSVHIFSR, from the coding sequence ATGCCAAACAGAGAACGTGTGACAGTAGCCGGCGTCGGGATGACGCGCTTCGGCAAGTATTCGGATCGCGGCGTCCGCTCGCTGGCCGAAGAAGCGGTGGGCGATGCGCTCAAGGACGCCGGCGTCGCGCCGAAGGATGTCGAGGCGGTTTTCTTTTCCAATGCGATTGCCGGATTGATCACCGGCCAGGAAATGATCCGCGGACAAGTCGCGCTCCGGAACACCGGAATCCTTGGCGTCCCGCTGTTCAACGTCGAAAACGCGTGTGCGTCCGCTTCGTCCGCGTTCCACTTGGCGTGGATGGCGATTCAATCGGGACTCTACGACGTCACGCTCGCCGTCGGCGCGGAGAAGATGACCCATCCCGATAAAGGTCTCACCTTCAGGGCGATCGGCACCGCCGTGGATCTGGATCAACTTCGCGAACTCAAGGCTCGGATGAGCTCCGGCGACAAGAAACCGGAAATCGAGGGCGGAGGCGAGAAGAAATCGTTCTTCATGGACATCTACGCGGCCTCCACCCGCGAATACATGAAGATCAGCGGGGCGACCGCGAACACCTTTGCCGATATCGCGGTGAAGAGCCACGCCTTCGGCGCGCTGAATCCCAAGGCGCAGTTCCACGATCGGGTCACGCGCGAGCAGGTCCTGGCCGCGCGCGAGGTCTCGCCGCCGTTGACCGTAATGATGTGTTCGCCGATCGGAGACGGTGCAGCCGCGGCAGTGCTCATGTCGGAGAAGTATGCGCGCCGACTGGGTATCGCGACGCCGGTCGAGGTGCGCGCGTCAGTAATCTTTTCAGGGCGCGATCGCGCGGCTGACGAACCCACCGCGCTCGAGCGCGTGACCAAGCGCGCTTACGAAGTCGCCGGCGTGGGACCATCGGACATCAACGTGCTCGAGGTTCACGACGCCGCCGCGCCGGCGGAACTCATCTCATGTGAGGAACTCGGACTCTGCGCCCGCGGCGACGGTCCCAAATTCCTCGCGAGCGGGGCCATGGATCTCGGTGGAGCCCATGTCGTCAATCCCAGCGGCGGACTGCTCTCGAAGGGCCATCCGATTGGCGCCACTGGAATCGCGCAGATCGTGGAAATCGTCGATCAACTACGCGGGCGATGCGGCGCGCGGCAGGTGAACGGCGCGCGCATAGGACTCACCGAAAACGGTGGCGGCTTTCTCGGACGCGATGCCGCGGCAATGTCGGTTCACATTTTCTCGAGGTAG
- a CDS encoding alpha/beta hydrolase → MAIIKAGNINLSYETYGDGEPLLLIMGFGMSGAAWIPSLPFFSGFKCIYFDNRGTGLSDKPEDIYTVEGMADDASNLLRALGIAKAKVFGVSMGGMIAQELTLRHPEQVAKVVLGCTMAGGPTTKMAAPEILERLMTASKIMATDPEKGFDILLPALMPVEFAAEHPEIKAMLIAGAKMMPPTPAQTADRALAGILQFNAYDRLAQIKCPVLIVHGDKDVLVLPENANLIKSRIPQAELYMIAGAGHAFQLADPIGIHQRIVTWLRN, encoded by the coding sequence ATGGCAATAATCAAAGCCGGTAACATCAACCTCAGCTACGAAACTTACGGCGACGGCGAGCCGTTGCTGCTGATCATGGGATTTGGGATGTCGGGCGCCGCGTGGATCCCGTCGCTGCCGTTCTTCAGCGGCTTCAAGTGCATTTATTTTGACAATCGCGGAACCGGACTCAGCGACAAGCCCGAGGATATCTACACCGTCGAGGGCATGGCCGACGACGCGAGCAACCTGCTCCGGGCGCTCGGAATCGCAAAAGCAAAAGTGTTCGGAGTGTCGATGGGCGGGATGATCGCGCAGGAGCTCACGCTCAGGCATCCCGAGCAGGTCGCCAAGGTCGTGCTTGGATGCACGATGGCGGGAGGTCCAACCACGAAGATGGCGGCGCCGGAAATCCTGGAAAGGCTGATGACGGCGAGCAAGATCATGGCGACCGATCCGGAGAAGGGCTTCGACATCCTGCTGCCGGCGCTCATGCCGGTGGAATTCGCCGCCGAGCATCCCGAGATCAAAGCGATGCTGATCGCGGGCGCGAAGATGATGCCACCTACGCCGGCGCAGACCGCGGACCGCGCGCTGGCGGGCATCTTGCAGTTCAACGCGTACGATCGGCTGGCGCAGATCAAGTGCCCGGTGCTGATCGTGCACGGCGACAAGGACGTGCTCGTGCTGCCGGAGAACGCCAACCTGATCAAGAGCAGAATCCCGCAGGCCGAGTTGTACATGATTGCGGGCGCGGGACATGCATTTCAGCTGGCGGATCCGATCGGGATTCACCAGAGAATCGTCACCTGGCTGAGGAACTGA